The following are encoded together in the Paludisphaera mucosa genome:
- a CDS encoding efflux RND transporter periplasmic adaptor subunit gives MTTSTDDAYVNGHVTFVAPRVQGQVAKVLVDDNMRVAKGDLLVELDREPYQVQVDIKKAAVVNAEADFKAAEAQVRANLGRLRSLRWRLQTAIEQVDNNVALLRARVATLRSKEATRDRARADLKRAEALLARSAIAREEFDQRREAERVAEALVNQALEEISETRVSLGLPPHTESGDLSEVPADLNQTFSGVRQALAELIQGAAQVGLPLFSLVKSPKQIMEEFVARDKEGNIDRIFERIVPEAPEIRQALAKRVQTERDLAQAELDLRYCEVRSEIDGVVARRNVNPGNNVAVGQALMTVRSLVEIWVDANFKETQLADMRIGQRADLEVDMYGSRKVFRGRISGFTMGTGQTLALLPPQNATGNFVKIVQRLPVRIELEDYDPEKETLYVGLSVTPYVFVKEAPQGPGAGRRLQELQRPNLSASK, from the coding sequence GTGACGACATCGACCGACGACGCTTACGTCAATGGCCACGTCACCTTCGTGGCGCCCCGAGTCCAGGGGCAGGTGGCCAAGGTGCTGGTGGACGACAATATGCGGGTCGCCAAGGGCGACCTGCTCGTCGAGCTCGATCGCGAGCCGTATCAAGTCCAGGTCGACATCAAGAAGGCGGCCGTGGTCAACGCCGAGGCCGATTTCAAGGCGGCCGAGGCCCAGGTCCGGGCCAACCTCGGCCGACTGCGAAGCCTGAGATGGCGGCTCCAGACGGCGATTGAGCAGGTCGACAACAATGTCGCCCTCCTGCGGGCTCGGGTCGCGACTCTGCGGAGCAAGGAGGCGACCCGCGATCGCGCGAGGGCCGACCTTAAACGCGCCGAGGCTCTCCTCGCCCGCTCGGCGATCGCTCGAGAGGAATTCGATCAGCGCCGCGAGGCCGAGCGAGTCGCGGAGGCCCTGGTCAATCAGGCCCTGGAAGAAATCTCTGAGACCAGGGTCTCCCTCGGCCTCCCCCCGCACACCGAGAGCGGAGACCTGTCCGAAGTCCCCGCCGACCTAAACCAGACCTTTTCGGGCGTCCGGCAGGCACTTGCGGAGCTGATACAAGGCGCCGCCCAGGTTGGGCTCCCCCTGTTCTCGTTGGTCAAGTCGCCCAAGCAGATCATGGAGGAATTCGTCGCCCGCGATAAGGAGGGGAACATCGATCGGATCTTTGAACGGATCGTCCCCGAGGCCCCTGAGATCCGCCAGGCCCTCGCCAAGCGAGTGCAGACCGAGCGCGACCTTGCCCAGGCCGAGCTCGATTTACGCTATTGCGAGGTCCGTTCGGAGATCGATGGCGTGGTCGCGCGGAGGAACGTCAACCCCGGCAATAACGTCGCGGTCGGCCAGGCCCTTATGACGGTCCGCTCGCTCGTGGAGATCTGGGTCGACGCCAACTTCAAGGAGACGCAGCTCGCCGACATGAGGATCGGCCAGCGGGCCGATCTCGAGGTCGACATGTACGGTAGTCGGAAAGTGTTCCGGGGACGGATCTCCGGCTTCACGATGGGGACCGGCCAGACCCTGGCACTCCTGCCCCCGCAGAACGCCACGGGCAACTTCGTCAAGATCGTCCAGCGCCTCCCCGTGAGGATCGAGCTGGAGGATTACGACCCCGAGAAGGAGACGCTCTACGTCGGGCTCTCGGTGACCCCCTACGTGTTCGTCAAGGAGGCTCCCCAGGGCCCGGGGGCCGGCAGGCGACTCCAGGAGCTGCAACGACCGAACCTCTCGGCCTCGAAGTGA